The sequence below is a genomic window from Flavobacterium sediminilitoris.
GATTTGAAGCAGGAAATGCAGAGAAGCCTTTTATACTAGGTGCGATGTATAATGGAAATGAATCGAGTAGTTATGCCACATCAGGGAATGATCAGAAAGTTATTCAAACACGAAGTGGGACTAAGATTATCATGAATGATGCAGAAGGAAGTGTTTTTGTAGAAGACCCAAGTGGTAATACATGGATGATGGATGGTAAAGGTAATATTAGTGTTAATGCTCCTAAGAATTTTAGTATTGCAGCAGGTGACAATATAAGTATTTCTGCAGGGAAAAACATATCGGTTAGCGCAGGAGAAAATATAGATAATTCAGCTAATGAAAATATAACTACTGTTGCAGGAACTGATATTATTCAAAATGCTACAGGGAATATTGTAGAGTCATCAGATAAGCGAACAGAAATTATAGATAAGAACTTTATACGTCAAGCAGATATTTCTAATGAAATTGCGACAGAAGTTTCTATTTATAGTGAAAAAGAAAATATGACTTTACAGAGTGGCAAAACTGTTGAGTTTAATAGTGCAGAAAAGTCTAAATTATTTTAACAAAACACTATGGCAATTCACAAAAAAGCAAAAAATATAGAAATCATAGTTAAGTCTGATTATAATTTGACTGTAGGAGGAAAGTTAGAAAAGATTACCAGTAAATTTAATGTAGAAGCTACAATTGGAAATTTAAATTTAATCTCTAATAAAAAAATAGTTTCAGATGGTAATAAAGGATAATTTCATAAAATTAATATGTATCGTTCTACTTACTAATGCACTAACTATTTCATGTCAAAATATAAAAATGGAACAAAAATTTGATTGGTCAGCAACATTATCTGCACCAGAGGAATACCCCGTTCAAGTCTATAAAGGGGAAATAATAGCAAAAGATTACTCACAATCTTTAAGCGGTTTTGGAGATATCGATTATGGTTGGGGAGAAGAAGGAGGTACTGTTGTTATGGGGCCAGATTTTAAAAATATTCCAGATAGTTTAGAAATTGCTTGGCATTCATTTGTAGATCAAAAAAATTTTGAAGGAAAATGGGCTTTGCCAAAAGAAGAGATAACTAAACTTTTTGAAGAAGGATTTATAGATGATTTTGCAAATAAAAAATTGACATACACGACATTTGTCGTTGGCTTAGCTCCAAATGGGTTAGTTGTTGTTTGGTTGTCTGGTGCGGGTAATCAAATAGAAGTAGCGCATTTTAAAGCACAAGAGGTATTCGTTAACATAGAAAATATTTCAGATCGAAGTAAACCTATTTTTTCAAAGAAATATAATGATATCGTTTTATCTGAATTAAACGAAAAACACAATACTTTCGAAAGAATTAAGCAAAAAGATTACCCAAAAATAGAGGTGTATGAAAAATACAGAAAAAAGTATTTATGGAAACCATCAATTGTACTACCTCAGGATTGTAAACTAAATAATTTAATATTTCATTTCTATAATGGTGAAATAAATAATACGATTAAAGAAAACTTAGCTTCATTAGACTATAATGAAAAGGCAGTTTTTAAAAAATGTTATTTTCATTGGATAGATAAAAATCAAAAAAGAAGAGGCGCATGGATTGAAGAATTTAATCAGGAAGAACTTTATGATGCTTATGAAGCATTAGGGGAAGAAGCTCAAATAGATCTGATTATAAAAATTATTGAACCAAATACAGTTGTTATTCTTTTGAAAAATAATGATAAAGAGATAGAGATAAAAAAATATAAAAAAACAATTGAATAGTTTTTTTGATACAAACAATTAAAGTAAAAGCATATGTCTATAAATGTAAGTTTTAGTAACTATTCACCACCAGAACCATCTAAAGAGGCTATTAGCTTAAAAATCGGAATTTTTTTTGATGGAACACTTAATAATAAGAATAATACAGAAGAAAGAAAAAATAATTCAGAAGATTTTAAAAAGAATGGAACTAGTAAAAAACAAGATACAAGTTATTACAATGACTGGTCAAATGTAGCTAGATTATGGGAGTTTTTAGATGATCCTAATAAGATTTATATTGAAGGAATAGGAACTGATGACAAAGAAGAAGATTCCACTATGGGATTTGCTTTTGGAACAGGAGCTACTGGAATTAGAGGAAAAGTAAAAAAAGGTTGTGAGAAAATTGTAGAAAAGGTAAAAAAAGAGAAGAATAAAGTAAATGCTCCAAAAATAAACACCTTAACTTTTGATGTTTATGGTTTTAGTAGAGGTGCTGCTGCTGCTAGAAATTTTGTACATGAAATAAGTAAAGCAAAATATAAAGCAAGAAAAAGAATAGTAGGTTCACGTGGTGGTGGATCTGTTCAAAAATTAAATGATGATGGAGAGGTAACAAATAGAGATGATTTTCCTAGAAGAGGACATTTAGGACTTAAATTAGAAGAAGCTGGAATTGAAGTGGATGTTGTACGAGTTCGTTTTTTAGGGATTTATGATACTGTTTCGTCATATTC
It includes:
- a CDS encoding DUF2931 family protein, with the translated sequence MEQKFDWSATLSAPEEYPVQVYKGEIIAKDYSQSLSGFGDIDYGWGEEGGTVVMGPDFKNIPDSLEIAWHSFVDQKNFEGKWALPKEEITKLFEEGFIDDFANKKLTYTTFVVGLAPNGLVVVWLSGAGNQIEVAHFKAQEVFVNIENISDRSKPIFSKKYNDIVLSELNEKHNTFERIKQKDYPKIEVYEKYRKKYLWKPSIVLPQDCKLNNLIFHFYNGEINNTIKENLASLDYNEKAVFKKCYFHWIDKNQKRRGAWIEEFNQEELYDAYEALGEEAQIDLIIKIIEPNTVVILLKNNDKEIEIKKYKKTIE
- a CDS encoding phospholipase effector Tle1 domain-containing protein — protein: MSINVSFSNYSPPEPSKEAISLKIGIFFDGTLNNKNNTEERKNNSEDFKKNGTSKKQDTSYYNDWSNVARLWEFLDDPNKIYIEGIGTDDKEEDSTMGFAFGTGATGIRGKVKKGCEKIVEKVKKEKNKVNAPKINTLTFDVYGFSRGAAAARNFVHEISKAKYKARKRIVGSRGGGSVQKLNDDGEVTNRDDFPRRGHLGLKLEEAGIEVDVVRVRFLGIYDTVSSYSKNFSISPDFDDVDELGLNNIGSASTVVHYVAENEHRENFSLTNTHVGVQKTFPGVHSDIGGSYNDGEEIIEEIETSWGSRNNLNPLIERLIDEGWYKRKQLEITGGNIYWALKGTRDLKKTYSYIPLHFMGESSKNKEVNIKTDKLESFYDISESELLKRVKEKLRSYVFGSGKQYLLDDSLTPQEKTDLLQLRNEYLHWSARREGIGMDPNSNRKRVYY